The sequence taaaaaacaaatacacGTTCATTGGTATTGAACTTATCATGACAAGACGGAAATGATATTGCTTACTTCTCTTTTTTATGAATTACAGTTTGACaagtatataaaataattctttaaaaatataaaaataaaaacttgtgCACACGTCACACTGCTATTTGCAGGAATGTAAGAACTCTCGCTTACATAGTAAGAAGGGAGCTCCAAAATAAAGGAAATATAATCataacaaattttcttttttcgtaCAACAGAAATTAATAGAGAATAAACTCGACACAATACCTCGAATGTATTGATTAATGTTCTTAATCACTTAAGCCGCGAGTTGCTTGCTACAACTGAGGATAAAACTATTCAGCAGAGATTTTAGAATTGTTTTCATTGCTTTTTTATAGATATGAAGTTTAGGTCAATAAAAGGATTGCTTAAACATAACGTTCTTGTTACTGCCAtttttaaggaaaaacaaTGACTTTCGACGTAAGGGTAAGAATTACTTAAGTTGTTCTGCTATTTGTATAAGGTCTAGACTTGACTTCCCCGACAATGGGGAATTTATCCACTTGAAAAGTCGAATATGAGGAAAGTAATGCGGAACTTGTACAAAACTTGCATCGATAGTGTGTGATTATTGCAGCTTTACGGAAGTCGAGCCCCCATGCTTTTCTAATCATAGTTATTTCACGATACTCATTATTTGGTTTTGTGGTACTAGGTCTATACTCATCCAAATGAAATCAGAATTCAACATATTCTGTTCTATTgcgaaaaataaaataaactgatATTGGAATGACCTCACTCGGAATTTAGTGAAAAGTAAATAAGACTCCAGAAAAGGATTTcgtattttatatttttatacaagcaataCTGGAGAAGTGCTACCTCATCTTCCTCATTGTTTAAtcttaaaattatttattgttcATCGTAGAAATTGTGCAAAGGGGTATCAAAGTGGCAGCCCAAATTAAGGCCCAAGTTGGTAATTAGAATGGGCTTTGATGGGCTTAGCTCACCAAAACGCCATGTCGTACAGCCCtagctttgttttttttgagtCAACCGTACAGCCCTAGCTTTAAGCCACCGCGTGCGAACAATTCGAACCCGTACGCAATTCACAGTCCTCTACTGAGTAGCGTAGCGTATCGTCGACTCGTCCCATCTACAACCAAAGGCGGTGATGGGCTGCTTCTCCTCCATCCCCATCGTCCGCTCATGAGATTCAAAATTCCCAAACTGCCCCTCATCTctcccaaaaccctaaatcctcTCACACCCAAGCCTCACATGGCCTCCCTTCTCACCGCACCCGAAGCCCAAGCTCGGACTCTCCATTCGGACCCACCGCAAGACCTCGACGACGTCCTCTGCTCCGACCAACACCagcaacaagaagaacaacagCAGAATTTTGCCGATACGGCTGTGTCTCGCTGCTTGAGCGGCGAGTCGCGTATCGAGCGAGCATGGGCTCATTGGTCGAAGCTGGGCCGGCCCAAATTGATTGTGGCTCCAATGGTGGACAACTCGGAGCTCCCGTTTCGGATGCTCTGCCGCAAGTACGGCGCCGACGCTGCGTACACGCCCATGCTGCACTCTCGCATTTTTACTGAGAGTGAGAAGTATAGAGACCAGGAATTTACCACTTGCAAGGTAACAGTGTTTGAATTTGGTGATGAAGATAGCAATGTTTCATTGGTTGGtgggtttgattttttatagTGTTGCAGGAGGACCGTCCTTTATTTGTTCAATTCTGTGCTAATGATCCTGAAGTTTTGTTGGAGGCTGCGAAGAGAGTGGAGCCGTATTGTGATTATGTTGACATTAATTTGGGGTAATTCTTTGTTTAGtatcttttatttatgaaGTTAGCATCTTTGTTCAAATGGGACTGTATTAATATTAGACTTGTGCTTTAAATTTAGTGTTAGTGGGTAGCAAACAAACTGGGAAATGTTCAAATGTTGAAGTGAATTCTTGTTTGCATGTGCCAAACTAGCTCGAGAACGTTGCACACTAACACCTATTTCAAATTCTTGAATACCCTTTGATTTATTGTGGGGTTTATGGATTGAAAGCCTCAAATCATTGAGTTAGTGTGAATTTTTGTTCAGGTGTCCTCAGCGTATTGCTAGGCGGGGGAATTATGGAGCTTTCCTAATGGATAACCTTCCTCTTATAAAATCTCTAGTAGAAAACTTGGTTCAAAACCTTCGTGTCCCCGTTTCATGCAAAGTCCGTATCTTTCCGGATTTACAAGATACAATCAAGTATGCTAGGATGTTAGAGGATGCTGGTTGCTCACTTTTAGCCGTCCATGGCCGGACAAGAGATGAGAAAGACCAGAAGAAAGTCCGGGCGAACTGGGACGCCATCAAGGCTGTCAAAAGTTCTCTCAGAATCCCCGTCCTTGCCAATGGAAACATCAGGCACATGGATGACGTTCACGACTGTTTGGAAGCGACTGGTGCTGATGGGGTGCTTTCTGCGGAATCTCTTCTTGAGAATCCAGCTCTTTTTGCTGGATTTCGAACTGCTGAATGGGTACCAGGGAATGAAGAGAGCAAGAAAGATGGGAAACTGGACCAGGCAGATCTTTTGGTGGAGTATTTGAAGCTTTGTGAGCAATACCCAGTGCCTTGGCGTATGATCCGTGCTCATGTGCACAAGATGCTGGGACAGTGGTTTCGAATACATCCACATATAAGAGAAGATCTCAATGCACAATCCATACTtacttttgaatttctttataGTATCGTAGATCGGCTTAGAGAGCTTGGGGCAGGCATTCCACTTCATCTTAAAGAGACTAATGCTGCAACTATTTGTGCGAATGGTCTGGCTACTTGAACTTTGTGATACTGGTTGAATGAGGTGCTGTTCCAGATATAGGAGTCTTGCCAAAATCAGAATTAAGAATCAGGTTTTCCGTTAGGTTTTTGTTATCATTTTCGAGTTTTGTAATGTTAGGTTTCGTGgctcttatttaatttaattcaactGATATAAACTTACATAGGAGGAGAAGACCGCCTATTTATTTACCGTACTACATTCTTTTGTGGTGATGATTTAGTGTATTTGAGTCTATGGACCctaaaaagaaagggagaaaCCTCAATTGTATTAACATCCCATTGTGGGAGAATGGTATTGATTCTCTGTATTTCGACCCAATTTGCGGAATGCCTTGTATGATTGTTGTAATCTGTACTCTTTTTCACTTTGGCCtctgggtttgtttatatgttGTATTTAGTGTATGATCAAGTTCAGGGGACCAAATTGAAAACTTGTTCAATTCAATCCCTACCAACTAGAATGCGACAATCCATGCGGGTGGTCAACATTACCATCCCCGTTCAACGTTAACAATTTCAAAACAAGTTTCACTGCAAATGACCATTTGGTATAGTGTCATTTCGTTGTCCAGTTTGTTTGAGTAGGTATTAAGTTCAAATCTCATGACAACAAATATGAACCCAAagaatattttcttaaaagaaaaaagagaagaaaactaGTTTCACCAAATTACCAGAGTTCATTGACTCGATACAGTAATGACTTATTGTTTTATACCCtaaatttcaactaataaaCGAAGTTTGTTTGGACTTTTTTAACCAAATGTTCTCCGTAAACAGCTCTTTCAAATTTCTTAGCTTCAGTTGTCCTCTCTTTACAAATATCCAGAGGCTCCACTGCTGTATCGAAATTTGTCTGTTCATGCAACAAAAGCATTTGTAAAACACaatacaagaagaagaggaaaggacGAGTGAATAAATAAACGGGCAA comes from Prunus dulcis chromosome 6, ALMONDv2, whole genome shotgun sequence and encodes:
- the LOC117633166 gene encoding tRNA-dihydrouridine(16/17) synthase [NAD(P)(+)]-like; the encoded protein is MRFKIPKLPLISPKTLNPLTPKPHMASLLTAPEAQARTLHSDPPQDLDDVLCSDQHQQQEEQQQNFADTAVSRCLSGESRIERAWAHWSKLGRPKLIVAPMVDNSELPFRMLCRKYGADAAYTPMLHSRIFTESEKYRDQEFTTCKEDRPLFVQFCANDPEVLLEAAKRVEPYCDYVDINLGCPQRIARRGNYGAFLMDNLPLIKSLVENLVQNLRVPVSCKVRIFPDLQDTIKYARMLEDAGCSLLAVHGRTRDEKDQKKVRANWDAIKAVKSSLRIPVLANGNIRHMDDVHDCLEATGADGVLSAESLLENPALFAGFRTAEWVPGNEESKKDGKLDQADLLVEYLKLCEQYPVPWRMIRAHVHKMLGQWFRIHPHIREDLNAQSILTFEFLYSIVDRLRELGAGIPLHLKETNAATICANGLAT